One window of the Salvelinus fontinalis isolate EN_2023a chromosome 2, ASM2944872v1, whole genome shotgun sequence genome contains the following:
- the pla2g3 gene encoding group 3 secretory phospholipase A2 — MHMNSILFSAVIMAAVSLILTTAAAADPRDFCFWTKVTSNGETHLSFLRHHRETHHPSSLHLYHSVWSVENRLVNCAVIDDTAVTDSYMSVCREKSTTGEFSDRPCERFDVSAQSELESHCAPVSSPTVTQREAVGDASEEHTETRSKRHARSVIDDIAFQNPLGDGGDSSRDVTQAHRRVKRGLIVPGTLWCGSGNKAATYDDLGVFAETDSCCREHDQCQDTILSFETNYGVFNKNIFTLSHCHCDNRFRRCLLGAEDSISDTVGYVFFNLLKMHCFEFSHRLQCSQRNWFGMCQQYEMSLYAVVHPPTFYNSTQPDPDLQEDEMAVNTTTTISTPTSTSPSNSTTSTSFSSTSSSSSISTSSTSTSISNSISTSSSSSSSTSNSTTSSTSSATSPSNSTTSSTSISTSSTSNSTTSSTSISTSISSSSSSSSSTSNSTTSSTSISTSSTSISTSPSTSSTSSSTFSTSISTSPSTTSTSPTTFPYIATSTSPSSSSSSTPTTPSSAAPADLTTGGQSGTPASGSPVIHPYPGEDNMATNTSPTSTTGTATAIGTQSSTSGPASALASPAEPTHHNGLTLPKSYQDAASPGKQHVYVCDVYRDLDDCRFKIPPHQKRYSLLNPEPRTLFHCNCTSRLSEVLVQQKEKSGVQTILLKYISLSCFTLQPQVCTQRTSCSASLVKPSPAQLEQQKNNGGDMEEWRHLQAAGHNGRRPKSRWAKRRLHKLCLRMTRKHSQCALVEDAVPM, encoded by the exons ATGCACATGAACTCCATTTTATTTTCTGCTGTAATAATGGCAGCAGTGTCACTGATTTTGACCACTGCAGCTGCTGCTGACCCGAGGGATTTCTGTTTCTGGACTAAAGTCACGTCGAACGGTGAGACCCATCTTAGCTTCCTCCGACACCACAGAGAAACTCAccacccctcatccctccatctctaccacaGTGTGTGGTCCGTGGAGAATAGACTGGTCAACTGCGCAGTGATTGACGACACGGCCGTTACAGACAGCTACATGTCTGTGTGTCGGGAGAAGAGCACCACAGGAGAGTTCTCTGACCGTCCTTGTGAACGTTTTGATGTCAGTGCGCAGTCTGAACTAGAAAGCCACTGCGCTCCTGTTAGCTCTCCAACGGTCACCCAGCGCGAAGCTGTTGGAGATGCCTCTGAGGAACATACAGAGACAAGGAGTAAGAGGCACGCACGGAGCGTTATTGATGATATAGCGTTCCAGAATCCTCTTGGAGACGGTGGTGACAGTTCCAGGGATGTGACTCAAGCCCACCGGCGCGTAAAACGTGGCCTCATCGTGCCGGGAACGCTTTGGTGCGGCTCAGGGAACAAGGCGGCGACCTATGACGATTTAG GTGTGTTTGCGGAGACAGATAGTTGCTGCAGGGAGCATGACCAATGTCAGGACACCATCCTGTCGTTCGAGACCAACTATGGAGTTTTCAACAAAAACATTTTCACCCTGTCCCACTGCCACTGTGATAACAG GTTTCGCCGGTGTTTGCTGGGGGCTGAGGACAGTATTTCAGACACAGTGGGATACGTCTTCTTCAACCTGCTGAAGATGCACTGCTTTGAGTTCTCCCACAGACTACAGTGCTCTCAAAGGAACTGGTTTGGCAT GTGTCAACAGTATGAGATGTCTCTGTATGCTGTGGTCCATCCTCCCACCTTCTACAACTCCACCCAGCCAGACCCTGACTTACAGGAGGATGAAATGGCTGtcaataccaccactaccatctccACCCCCActtccacctccccctccaactctaccacctccacctctttctcttccacctcctcctccagctccatctccacctcctccacttccacctccatctccaactccatctccacctcctcttcctcctcctcatccacctccaactccaccacctcctccacctcctccgccACTTCCCCTTCCaactctaccacctcctccacctccatctccacctcctccacttccaactccaccacctcctccacctccatctccacctccatctcctcttcctcctcctcctcctcatccacctccaactccaccacctcctccacctccatctccacctcctctacctccatctccacctctccctccacctcctccacctcttcctccaccttctctacctccatctccacctctccctccaccacttcGACCTCTCCCACCACCTTTCCCTACATTGCCActtccacctctccctcatcctcctcctcctccacccccaccactCCTTCCAGTGCTGCCCCAGCAGACCTTACCACAGGGGGTCAGAGTGGAACACCAGCCTCTGGCTCGCCTGTCATCCACCCTTACCCTGGAGAGGACAATATGGCTACCAATACTTCCCCCACCTCCACCACTGGCACTGCTACTGCTATAGGGACCCAGAGTAGCACCTCGGGCCCAGCATCGGCTTTGGCCTCACCAGCTGAACCCACCCACCATAATGGCCTGACTCTGCCTAAGTCTTACCAGGACGCAGCAAGCCCAG GGAAgcagcatgtgtatgtgtgtgatgtatACAGAGACCTGGATGACTGCAGGTTTAAGATCCCTCCTCACCAGAAGAGATACAGCCTCCTCAACCCAGAACCCAGGACCCTCTTCCACTGCAACTGTACCAGCAG actGTCTGAGGTTCTGGTTCAGCAGAAGGAGAAATCTGGGGTTCAGACTATCCTGTTGAAGtacatctctctgtcctgtttCACATTACAGCCACAGGTCTGCACACAGCGGACAAG CTGCTCGGCTTCTCTGGTCAAACCCTCTCCTGCTCAGCTGGAGCAGCAGAAGAACAATGGTGGAGACATGGAGGAGTGGCGCCATCTACAGGCCGCTGGCCACAACGGCAGGAGGCCCAAATCTAGATGGGCCAAACGCAGACTACACAAACTCTGCCTCAGGATGACCAGGAAGCACAGTCAATGTGCTTTAGTAGAAGATGCAGTGCCAATGTGA